Proteins encoded in a region of the Streptomyces sp. NBC_00258 genome:
- a CDS encoding NAD(P)-dependent oxidoreductase, whose protein sequence is MTTDNSVQVSVLGLGAMGTALAGALVKAGYTTTCWNRSPGKADQLVAQGAEVAATARDAVRAGRLVVVCLLDHASVHEVLDPLSDELAGRTLVNVTTTSPAQSRELADWAAEAGVAYLDGGVMAVPDMIGRPGSSILYSGSAEVFDEYRPLLELWGASTYFGEDAGLASLYDLALLAGMYVMFAGFAHGAAMVAPAGVTAREFAALATPWLAAMTGAFEGFAAVVDGGDYTVAGQQSLEFSSLDHLLAASSDQGISTEVVGMVQRLIRRQIDAGHGEESFARIIESIRQPG, encoded by the coding sequence ATGACGACCGACAACAGCGTCCAGGTGAGTGTTCTCGGACTGGGCGCGATGGGGACCGCTCTCGCGGGTGCACTGGTGAAGGCCGGATACACGACCACATGCTGGAACCGCTCTCCGGGGAAGGCGGACCAACTCGTCGCACAGGGCGCGGAGGTGGCCGCCACGGCCCGGGACGCGGTCCGGGCGGGCCGACTGGTGGTCGTGTGTCTGTTGGACCACGCGTCGGTCCATGAGGTGCTCGATCCGCTCTCCGACGAGCTGGCCGGGCGAACCCTGGTCAACGTGACCACGACGTCCCCGGCGCAGTCACGGGAGTTGGCGGACTGGGCCGCCGAAGCAGGGGTCGCGTATCTGGACGGCGGCGTCATGGCCGTGCCGGACATGATCGGCCGGCCCGGGTCATCGATCCTCTACAGCGGATCGGCCGAGGTCTTCGACGAGTACAGGCCGCTGCTCGAACTGTGGGGTGCCAGTACCTACTTCGGTGAGGACGCCGGGCTGGCGTCCCTGTACGACCTCGCCCTGCTCGCGGGCATGTACGTCATGTTCGCCGGATTCGCGCACGGCGCCGCCATGGTCGCGCCGGCCGGTGTGACAGCGCGCGAGTTCGCCGCCCTGGCCACGCCGTGGCTGGCCGCCATGACCGGTGCCTTCGAAGGATTCGCCGCTGTCGTCGACGGCGGGGACTACACCGTCGCCGGACAGCAGAGCCTCGAGTTCTCCAGCCTCGACCATCTCCTGGCCGCCAGTTCCGACCAGGGCATCAGCACCGAGGTCGTCGGCATGGTCCAGCGGCTCATCCGACGCCAGATCGACGCAGGCCACGGAGAGGAGAGCTTCGCGCGCATCATCGAGAGCATCCGGCAACCGGGCTGA
- a CDS encoding AraC family transcriptional regulator, whose translation MPVADIPAAPAGTSRSTSATIQPNILRYLTSVAFERGVDLRPHLEQVGLNETLMSSAALRVSYRQGSAVIRRALELTGDEHLGMKVGAAQHLTAWGLLGFALMAAENLRQAAETGVTYQNLSGAMVVWSAGEEDDGIAIRADLPDPAMDPGVAVFLIEEALTSVVTLARLTVGPEFGPRVVEFAFPAPAHSDPYGPFFGCPVRFGAPVSRVVIDPVWARAPMPGRDPVTFASALETLDEQMASRRHHQELLEVMEISIAQSLPVVPSFAEQARRHTASERTLRRRLADCGTTYEALVDGVRRERVEQLLRRPELTLRDIAHQAGFSDERTLRRAVRRWHGTSSRRLREEVLGAEGPARG comes from the coding sequence ATGCCCGTTGCCGACATCCCTGCGGCCCCCGCGGGAACCAGCCGCAGTACATCGGCCACGATCCAGCCGAACATCCTGCGCTACCTCACGTCGGTCGCCTTCGAGCGCGGTGTCGATCTGCGGCCGCATCTGGAGCAGGTCGGTCTCAACGAGACCCTGATGAGTTCGGCGGCCCTCAGGGTCTCCTACCGTCAGGGCAGCGCGGTGATCCGACGGGCTCTGGAGCTCACCGGTGACGAGCACCTGGGCATGAAGGTGGGCGCGGCGCAGCACCTGACCGCCTGGGGGCTGCTCGGCTTCGCGCTCATGGCCGCGGAGAACCTGCGGCAGGCCGCCGAAACCGGAGTGACCTATCAGAACCTGTCCGGGGCGATGGTGGTGTGGTCGGCCGGCGAGGAGGACGACGGTATCGCCATCCGTGCGGATCTGCCCGATCCCGCCATGGATCCGGGTGTGGCCGTGTTCCTGATCGAGGAGGCGCTGACCTCCGTGGTCACGCTGGCCCGGTTGACCGTCGGTCCGGAATTCGGTCCGCGTGTGGTGGAGTTCGCCTTCCCCGCACCGGCCCACAGCGACCCGTACGGTCCCTTCTTCGGTTGTCCGGTCCGCTTCGGGGCCCCGGTCAGCCGTGTCGTCATCGACCCCGTCTGGGCCCGGGCGCCGATGCCGGGCCGGGATCCGGTGACGTTCGCGTCGGCGTTGGAGACGCTCGACGAGCAGATGGCCTCGCGTCGGCACCACCAGGAGCTGCTGGAGGTCATGGAGATCTCCATCGCGCAGAGCCTCCCGGTGGTGCCCTCGTTCGCCGAGCAGGCACGTCGGCACACGGCCAGCGAGCGCACGCTCCGGCGCCGGCTGGCCGACTGCGGCACGACGTACGAGGCTCTCGTCGACGGAGTGCGCAGAGAGCGGGTCGAACAGTTGCTACGGCGCCCGGAACTGACCCTGCGTGACATCGCCCATCAGGCAGGTTTCTCCGACGAGCGGACCCTGCGCCGAGCGGTACGCCGCTGGCACGGCACCTCTTCGCGGCGGCTCCGGGAGGAAGTGCTGGGCGCCGAGGGGCCGGCTCGGGGCTGA
- a CDS encoding aldehyde dehydrogenase family protein, with translation MGTGGGGMTTVESQSELRVLNPTTGQLNTTLPAATAEDVAKAAEQAQQVFDSGVWARLPVRERSAVLLRLAGLMERDAELLARLDSEDAGKPISECRAGDVPGAIESIRWFAEAADKVFGRVAPTGSDSLGLMSREPIGVVAAILPWNYPLAMTAWKVGPALAAGNCLLVKPAEATPRSALHLAGLAAEAGLPDGVLTVLPGYGPVAGTALARSPLVGALSFTGSTDTGRRILKDAAETNFKRVSLEMGGKSPQVLMADALVYGDDLIDGMIEAAFLTMGQNCTAGSRILVHRSIADDVLARFTVAARELVIGDPADPRTHIGPLIDSAAFDRVAGAVEAARADGAHIHTAGLPDGLPPRGAYYPPTVVTHAPEGSDVLTKELFGPVVTLQTFTSESEAIALANATAYGLAASVWTRDLDAALRLARGIQAGVVSVNSYSEGDITAPFGGWKESGFGGAEKSTNAFEQWTREKTIWIRSR, from the coding sequence ATGGGAACTGGTGGAGGAGGCATGACCACAGTGGAGAGTCAGTCCGAACTACGCGTTCTCAACCCCACGACGGGGCAACTGAACACCACGCTCCCCGCCGCGACGGCCGAGGACGTCGCCAAGGCCGCCGAGCAGGCGCAGCAGGTCTTCGACTCGGGAGTGTGGGCGCGGTTGCCGGTCCGTGAGCGGAGCGCGGTGCTGCTGCGACTGGCCGGTCTGATGGAACGCGACGCCGAGCTGCTGGCCCGGCTGGACAGCGAGGACGCGGGCAAGCCGATCTCCGAGTGCCGCGCGGGCGACGTACCCGGCGCGATCGAGTCGATCCGCTGGTTCGCCGAGGCCGCCGACAAGGTGTTCGGCCGCGTGGCCCCCACCGGGTCCGACAGCCTGGGCCTGATGAGCCGGGAGCCCATCGGGGTGGTCGCGGCGATCCTGCCGTGGAACTACCCGCTGGCCATGACCGCGTGGAAGGTCGGGCCCGCGCTGGCCGCGGGAAACTGCTTGCTGGTCAAGCCCGCCGAGGCGACACCGCGTTCGGCGCTGCACCTGGCCGGGCTCGCCGCCGAGGCAGGCCTCCCGGACGGCGTCCTCACGGTCCTGCCCGGATACGGCCCGGTCGCCGGGACCGCCCTCGCCCGCAGCCCCCTCGTGGGAGCGCTGTCGTTCACCGGGTCCACCGACACCGGGCGGCGGATCCTCAAGGACGCGGCCGAGACCAACTTCAAGCGTGTCTCGCTGGAGATGGGCGGCAAGAGTCCCCAGGTGCTGATGGCCGACGCCCTCGTCTACGGGGACGATCTCATCGACGGCATGATCGAGGCCGCGTTCCTGACGATGGGCCAGAACTGCACGGCGGGTTCCCGCATCCTGGTCCATCGGAGCATCGCCGACGACGTCCTGGCCCGGTTCACGGTCGCCGCGAGGGAACTGGTCATCGGCGACCCGGCCGACCCCCGGACGCACATCGGCCCCCTCATCGACAGCGCCGCCTTCGACCGGGTCGCGGGAGCCGTGGAGGCCGCCCGCGCCGACGGAGCCCACATCCACACCGCGGGCCTGCCGGACGGTCTGCCGCCGCGCGGCGCCTACTACCCGCCGACCGTCGTCACCCACGCCCCCGAGGGAAGCGACGTCCTCACCAAGGAGTTGTTCGGGCCCGTCGTGACGCTGCAGACCTTCACCTCGGAGAGCGAGGCGATCGCCCTGGCCAACGCCACCGCGTACGGGCTCGCGGCCTCCGTGTGGACCCGCGACCTCGACGCCGCCCTCCGCCTGGCACGCGGCATCCAGGCCGGGGTCGTCTCGGTCAACTCCTACAGCGAAGGGGACATCACGGCCCCCTTCGGCGGCTGGAAGGAGTCCGGCTTCGGCGGCGCGGAGAAGTCCACGAACGCCTTCGAGCAGTGGACCAGGGAGAAGACCATCTGGATCCGGAGCCGCTGA
- a CDS encoding SDR family NAD(P)-dependent oxidoreductase, giving the protein MSRFDFTDKVILVTGGAGGIGSAMCRRFASGGARCVVVDIDAARAAKTADELPGTGHSGIGCDVLDRAQVERLFDLVADTYGRLDVLVNNVGMTSAERFDVRSVESIEREITLNLTSPLIATRIAIPLLQASRDARVVTTVSLGGIFPLGETPIYTASKFGLRGAMLAIGLDLRSKGILAGSVLPSATDTRMLRQEAVDGGNSMQFQDPPQQPADVVAAVVSLLDRPRLEAYPRSGESWLVRFAMLAPNLLPKILPLFRRRGDRGMARYLEDLRHRGLACRVDDRWELVEEA; this is encoded by the coding sequence GTGAGCCGCTTCGACTTCACCGACAAGGTCATCCTGGTGACCGGCGGCGCGGGCGGTATCGGCAGCGCGATGTGCCGCCGCTTCGCCTCCGGCGGCGCCCGCTGCGTGGTCGTCGACATCGACGCGGCCCGCGCCGCGAAGACCGCCGACGAACTGCCCGGCACCGGGCACTCGGGCATCGGCTGCGACGTCCTGGACCGCGCCCAGGTGGAGCGTCTCTTCGACCTGGTCGCCGACACGTACGGGCGGCTCGACGTCCTCGTCAACAACGTGGGCATGACCAGCGCCGAACGCTTCGACGTCCGCAGCGTCGAGAGCATCGAACGGGAGATCACGCTCAACCTGACCTCCCCGCTGATCGCGACCAGGATCGCTATCCCCCTGCTCCAGGCCTCCCGGGACGCCCGCGTGGTCACCACCGTCTCCCTCGGCGGGATCTTCCCGCTGGGCGAGACCCCCATCTACACGGCCTCGAAGTTCGGACTGCGGGGCGCGATGCTCGCCATCGGGCTCGACCTGAGGAGCAAGGGCATCCTCGCCGGATCCGTGCTCCCCTCGGCCACCGACACCCGGATGCTGCGCCAGGAGGCCGTGGACGGCGGAAACTCCATGCAGTTCCAGGACCCGCCGCAGCAGCCCGCCGACGTCGTGGCGGCCGTGGTCAGCCTGTTGGACAGGCCCCGCCTGGAGGCGTACCCCCGTTCCGGTGAGTCGTGGCTCGTCCGCTTCGCGATGCTCGCGCCGAACCTGCTGCCCAAGATCCTCCCGCTCTTCCGCAGGAGAGGCGATCGCGGGATGGCCCGCTATCTGGAGGACCTGCGCCACAGAGGGCTGGCGTGCCGGGTCGACGACCGATGGGAACTGGTGGAGGAGGCATGA
- a CDS encoding flavin-containing monooxygenase: MEKTQYDTCVIGAGPAGLAVARALAERNLPYTHLERHTGPGGIWDIDNPGSPMYESAHFISSRTLSGYGGWPMPDHFADYPPHRQILSYLRSFADAYGLRERIEFGVGVEGVEKNADGTWTVTRADGRQSVHGQVVVCTGSQWHPNLPELPGNFTGEVRHTVGFRSAEELRGKRVLVVGAGNSGCDIACDAARSADHAVISMRRGYWFIPKHLFGRPVDTIAAGGPKLPMWLEQRVFGALLRIVNGDPRRLGLQKPDHRLFETHPAVNSMLIHHLQHGDITAKPAIARADGSTVYFTDGTSDDFDLVLMATGYLHKVPVAQKYFGDEQHPDLYLSSFSREHQGLFGVGFIETNSGAYQLFDTQAQLIAGYIHDTRHGLPNAERFAHLIRSDRPDLTGGLKFVASPRHTGYVDSATIVKHLARVAARMGWRTEGQPPPVRSPRQTEAVS, encoded by the coding sequence GTGGAGAAGACCCAGTACGACACCTGTGTCATCGGGGCGGGACCTGCCGGGCTGGCGGTCGCGAGGGCCCTGGCCGAGAGGAACCTGCCGTACACGCACCTGGAGCGGCACACCGGGCCCGGCGGTATCTGGGACATCGACAACCCCGGCAGCCCGATGTACGAGTCGGCCCACTTCATCTCCAGCAGGACGCTCTCGGGATACGGCGGCTGGCCGATGCCCGACCACTTTGCGGACTATCCCCCGCACCGGCAGATCCTGTCGTACCTACGGTCGTTCGCCGACGCCTACGGGCTGAGGGAGCGGATCGAGTTCGGCGTCGGCGTCGAGGGCGTCGAGAAGAACGCGGACGGGACCTGGACCGTCACCCGGGCCGACGGACGACAGAGCGTGCACGGCCAGGTCGTGGTGTGCACGGGCTCGCAGTGGCACCCCAACCTCCCCGAACTGCCGGGGAACTTCACCGGCGAGGTGCGCCACACGGTCGGCTTCCGCAGCGCGGAGGAACTGCGCGGCAAGCGGGTGCTGGTCGTGGGCGCGGGGAACTCCGGCTGCGACATCGCCTGCGACGCGGCACGCAGCGCGGACCACGCGGTGATCAGCATGCGGCGCGGCTACTGGTTCATCCCCAAGCATCTGTTCGGGCGGCCGGTGGACACCATCGCGGCCGGCGGGCCGAAGCTGCCGATGTGGCTGGAGCAGCGGGTCTTCGGCGCCCTGCTGCGGATCGTCAACGGCGACCCGAGGCGCCTGGGCCTGCAGAAGCCGGACCACAGGCTGTTCGAGACGCACCCCGCGGTCAACTCGATGCTGATCCACCACCTCCAGCACGGGGACATCACCGCCAAACCGGCGATCGCCCGCGCCGACGGCAGCACCGTGTACTTCACCGACGGCACGAGTGACGACTTCGACCTCGTCCTGATGGCCACCGGCTATCTGCACAAGGTGCCGGTCGCGCAGAAGTACTTCGGCGACGAGCAGCACCCCGACCTGTACCTGTCGTCGTTCTCCCGCGAGCACCAGGGGCTGTTCGGCGTCGGCTTCATCGAGACCAACTCCGGCGCGTACCAACTGTTCGACACCCAGGCGCAGTTGATCGCCGGGTACATCCACGACACGCGGCACGGGCTGCCGAACGCGGAGCGCTTCGCGCACCTGATCCGCAGCGACCGCCCGGACCTCACCGGTGGCCTGAAGTTCGTCGCCTCGCCCCGCCACACCGGCTACGTCGACAGCGCGACCATCGTGAAGCACCTCGCCAGGGTCGCGGCCCGGATGGGCTGGCGCACCGAGGGACAGCCTCCGCCGGTGAGGTCGCCGCGGCAGACGGAGGCGGTGTCGTGA
- a CDS encoding SDR family NAD(P)-dependent oxidoreductase, protein MLGSLDGRTALVTGAGQGIGRAIAVELARQGASAVAVADRNGETAAETAELVRAAGAKAESIVCDLRVRDDIEAMVTRSAERFDGLDVLVNNAGVIETTFTADPGRSVDTLAEEVWDAVYEVNLKAVWLTTKYAAPFLRASRRGPAIVNTASVSGLTGFPNAPAYGVTKAGVIHLTKVTAVDLAPVRCNCFCPGVIDTPLAQDFFAAAEDRDAMERELTAPQLVDRLGRPQEVARLACFLASDDAAFITGSAYVIDGGALAWRGVKD, encoded by the coding sequence ATGCTGGGTTCTCTGGACGGCAGGACCGCCCTCGTCACCGGGGCGGGCCAGGGCATCGGACGGGCGATCGCCGTGGAGCTCGCCCGCCAAGGGGCCTCGGCGGTCGCCGTCGCCGACCGGAACGGCGAAACCGCCGCCGAGACGGCCGAGTTGGTGCGCGCGGCGGGCGCGAAGGCGGAGTCGATCGTCTGCGATCTGCGGGTGCGCGACGACATCGAGGCGATGGTGACGCGTTCGGCGGAGCGGTTCGACGGGCTCGACGTGCTGGTCAACAACGCCGGGGTGATCGAGACCACGTTCACGGCCGATCCCGGCCGGAGTGTCGACACGCTCGCCGAGGAGGTGTGGGACGCGGTCTACGAGGTCAATCTCAAGGCCGTGTGGCTCACCACCAAGTACGCGGCGCCCTTCCTGCGCGCTTCGCGGCGTGGCCCCGCCATCGTGAACACCGCCTCCGTCTCCGGTCTCACCGGCTTCCCCAACGCCCCCGCCTACGGGGTGACGAAGGCGGGCGTCATCCATCTGACCAAGGTCACCGCCGTCGATCTCGCCCCCGTGCGCTGCAACTGCTTCTGCCCCGGCGTCATCGACACACCTCTCGCGCAGGACTTCTTCGCGGCGGCCGAGGACCGTGACGCGATGGAACGGGAGCTGACCGCACCGCAGTTGGTGGACCGGCTGGGTCGGCCGCAGGAGGTGGCCCGGCTCGCCTGCTTCCTGGCGTCCGACGACGCGGCGTTCATCACGGGCTCCGCGTATGTGATCGACGGCGGCGCGCTGGCCTGGCGCGGCGTCAAGGACTGA